A genomic region of Serratia fonticola contains the following coding sequences:
- a CDS encoding sugar porter family MFS transporter → MSTSSGKGRSNAQITFFVCFLAALAGLLFGLDIGVIAGALPFITDEFQITSQQQEWVVSSMMFGAAVGAIGSGWLSYHLGRKYSLMVGAVLFVVGSLCSAFAPNVDILLVSRVLLGLAVGIASFTAPLYLSEIAPERIRGSMISMYQLMITIGILGAYLSDTAFSYSGSWRWMLGIITLPALLLFVGVFFLPRSPRWLASRGRNAEAKKVLEMLRDNTEQAKAELDEIRESLKIKQSGWTLFKNNPNFRRAVYLGVLLQVMQQFTGMNVIMYYAPKIFDLAGFANTAQQMWGTVIVGLVNVLATFIAIGLVDRWGRKPTLKLGFLVMALGMGTLGTMMNVGMSTPAAQYFAILMLLMFIVGFAMSAGPLIWVLCSEIQPLKGRDFGITCSTTVNWIANMIVGATFLTMLNSLGSAQTFWVYAGLNLIFIFITIALIPETKNISLEHIERNLMEGKPLREIGSH, encoded by the coding sequence ATGAGTACATCATCAGGTAAAGGCAGATCAAATGCCCAAATAACCTTCTTTGTCTGCTTTCTGGCAGCATTGGCGGGCCTATTGTTTGGGTTGGATATTGGCGTGATTGCCGGAGCCCTGCCCTTTATTACCGATGAGTTCCAAATCACTTCCCAACAGCAGGAATGGGTGGTGAGCTCAATGATGTTTGGCGCTGCGGTTGGCGCAATCGGCAGTGGTTGGCTCTCTTACCACTTGGGGCGTAAATACAGCCTGATGGTGGGTGCGGTGCTGTTTGTCGTGGGGTCGTTATGTTCCGCTTTCGCGCCTAACGTGGATATTCTGCTGGTTTCCCGGGTGTTGCTTGGCCTGGCCGTAGGGATCGCCTCCTTCACCGCTCCGCTTTACCTGTCTGAAATTGCACCTGAGCGCATTCGCGGTAGCATGATTTCCATGTACCAGTTGATGATTACCATAGGCATTCTGGGGGCTTACCTTTCCGATACCGCTTTCAGCTACAGCGGTTCATGGCGCTGGATGCTTGGCATTATTACCCTTCCGGCTCTGTTGCTGTTTGTTGGCGTATTCTTCTTGCCCCGCAGCCCCCGCTGGCTGGCGTCACGTGGCCGTAATGCGGAGGCAAAAAAAGTCCTGGAAATGCTACGGGATAACACCGAACAGGCGAAAGCCGAGCTGGATGAGATCCGCGAGAGCCTGAAAATAAAGCAAAGTGGTTGGACACTGTTCAAAAACAACCCTAATTTTCGCCGCGCGGTCTACCTTGGCGTTCTGCTTCAGGTTATGCAACAGTTCACCGGCATGAACGTCATCATGTATTACGCGCCGAAAATCTTCGATCTGGCCGGTTTTGCCAATACGGCACAACAGATGTGGGGAACGGTTATCGTCGGGCTGGTGAACGTTCTGGCTACCTTTATTGCCATTGGTCTGGTGGACCGCTGGGGCCGTAAACCTACGCTGAAATTGGGCTTTCTGGTGATGGCTCTCGGTATGGGAACACTGGGCACCATGATGAATGTCGGTATGAGCACCCCAGCGGCACAATACTTTGCCATACTGATGCTGCTGATGTTCATCGTCGGTTTTGCCATGAGCGCCGGCCCACTGATTTGGGTGCTGTGCTCAGAGATCCAACCGCTTAAAGGCCGGGATTTTGGCATTACCTGCTCGACGACAGTTAACTGGATCGCCAATATGATCGTGGGCGCCACTTTCCTGACAATGCTCAACAGCCTCGGCAGTGCGCAGACTTTCTGGGTTTACGCCGGGCTGAATCTGATCTTTATCTTCATTACGATTGCCCTGATCCCGGAAACCAAGAATATTTCTCTGGAGCATATCGAACGTAATCTGATGGAGGGAAAACCCTTGCGTGAAATTGGTTCACACTGA
- a CDS encoding helix-turn-helix domain-containing protein, protein MTQATHITELLIWIENNLRNPLSLDIVSEKSGYSKWYLQRMFRQQTNLPLAAYIRARRLYLAAFSLRFTQKSILDISLEYQFDSQQTFSRCFKKHFGETPSAYRKARDCNFSHLVQSLSLNQPSDISVDYVEVKPDAYSLVGQYYSYHINIEQLDKSHAEIRNKIKDRFCEEFNLRPEKLYALIRFTPDGEQVKVDYFVAVDKAIAADRALSPLPEVSGGFCRFRYAGKPVALHEHIISVYTKLLPQFNLVRREGYDIAQHTYSLDKDEELYMEYEYLIPIVRDEAFIAKTADYQV, encoded by the coding sequence GTGACGCAGGCGACGCATATTACGGAGTTACTGATCTGGATAGAAAATAACCTTCGTAATCCACTCTCATTAGATATTGTTTCTGAGAAGTCTGGCTACTCAAAATGGTATTTGCAGCGTATGTTCCGTCAACAGACCAATCTTCCTCTGGCTGCCTATATCCGTGCCCGCCGCCTCTACCTGGCTGCGTTCTCCCTGCGTTTCACACAAAAAAGCATTCTGGATATCTCGCTGGAATATCAGTTTGATTCGCAACAGACATTCTCGCGTTGTTTTAAAAAGCATTTTGGCGAAACACCCAGCGCTTATCGTAAAGCACGTGATTGTAACTTCAGTCATTTGGTGCAGTCACTGTCACTTAATCAGCCTAGTGATATCTCTGTTGATTATGTTGAAGTTAAACCGGATGCTTACTCACTGGTCGGACAGTATTATTCCTATCATATAAATATTGAACAGTTGGATAAATCTCACGCCGAAATTCGCAATAAAATTAAAGATCGTTTTTGCGAAGAATTTAATCTTCGCCCAGAAAAACTCTATGCGTTAATACGCTTTACGCCGGATGGTGAGCAAGTCAAAGTTGACTATTTTGTTGCGGTAGATAAAGCCATTGCAGCAGACAGAGCGCTGTCTCCATTGCCGGAAGTCAGCGGCGGATTTTGTCGGTTCCGTTATGCGGGTAAACCGGTGGCGCTCCATGAACATATCATCAGTGTCTACACCAAGCTCCTGCCCCAGTTTAACCTGGTGCGGCGTGAGGGTTATGATATTGCGCAGCACACGTATTCACTCGATAAAGACGAAGAGTTATACATGGAATATGAATACCTCATCCCGATCGTCCGGGACGAAGCATTTATAGCCAAAACCGCAGATTATCAGGTGTAA